Proteins co-encoded in one Melitaea cinxia chromosome 13, ilMelCinx1.1, whole genome shotgun sequence genomic window:
- the LOC123659303 gene encoding nuclear cap-binding protein subunit 1, whose translation MNRRRAHDEEDGYERLHRKRRRVSENQEIEDRLESLILRVGEKSSSSLESNLEGLASVLEADLSTFRVKILRILTECAIRMPEKCTIYATLVGLLNAKNYNFGGEFVDYIVKTFKENLKTGKWNAARYCLRFISDLVNCHVLAASSLLTLLETLVDCANEDGVPQVRRDWFVFAVLSVLPWVGRELYEKKESQLDHLLVTIEVFLNKRSKKHWPALKVWSADSPHLQEEYLDCLWAQIKKLRQDNWSEKHIPRPYLAFDSILCEALQHTLPTIQPPPHNDGDTYPMPRVIFRMFDYTDCPDGPVLPGAHSIERFLIEEHLHNIIEAYHLERKECAAQLLCFPYKAKIPLEYCIVEVMFAELFNLPTPRYLEICYGSIFIELCKLQPSTMPQVLAQATEILFMRIDSMNIACFDRLVNWFSYHISNFQYRWSWEDWEGCAQLDPEHPKPRFIREVLGKCLRLSYHQRIKDMTPESLSAFVPLKPEPIYKYSMEGAASLPGTEAAHQLVVCVRNKCTAEEALNVLRDLPNPLREGDTSAAHTTYNPLKIDVFVQTLLNLGSKSISHSFAAISKFHYVFKILAESEEAQICVLRNVWELWQRHTQVVCVLVDKMLKTQIVECSAVATWLFSKEMAPHFTHGYVWEILHLTIDKMNKHVSKLSKELQEAREALARDDSSSSDSEDENGSKKKKDQFKPTEEAVERMEERLEMAHTDQKRLFLIVFQRFIMILSEHLVRADTDARDPHTHWYRATLARLRQVFLLHHEQVQKYSSTLETLLFTQDLDPHILDVFHQFIALTA comes from the exons ATGAATCGTAGACGAGCTCATGATGAAGAAGATGGATATG AACGCCTTCATAGAAAACGTCGTCGTGTATCAGAAAATCAGGAAATCGAGGATAGGTTGGAATCCCTAATTTTGAGAGTTGGTGAAAAAAGTAGTTCCAGCTTAGAAAGTAATCTGGAAGGTTTAGCGAGTGTTTTGGAAGCAGATTTGAGCACATTCCGTGTAAAAATATTGCGTATTTTAACAGAATGCGCTATTCGAATGCCGGAGAAGTGCACTATTTATGCCACACTAGTAGGATTACTGAATGcgaaaaactataattttggcGGTGAATTTGTAGACTATATCGTAAAAACTTTCAAAGAAAATCTTAAGACAGGAAAATGGAATGCCGCTCGTTATTGTTTGAGATTTATATCTGATTTGGTAAACTGCCACGTCTTGGCTGCATCATCTTTACTCACGTTGTTGGAAACACTAGTGGACTGCGCTAATGAGGATGGAGTGCCGCAAGTCAGAAGAGATTGGTTTGTATTTGCCGTACTTTCAGTATTGCCATGGGTTGGCAGAGAGTTGTATGAAAAGAAAGAGTCTCAGTTGGATCACTTACTTGTGACAATAGAAGTGTTTCTAAACAAACGCAGTAAGAAACACTGGCCGGCATTAAAAGTTTGGTCTGCAGATTCACCACACCTTCAAGAAGAGTACTTAGACTGCCTCTGggcacaaataaaaaaactaagacAGGATAATTGGTCAGAAAAGCATATACCAAGACCATACCTTGCGTTTGACTCAATACTCTGTGAAGCTTTGCAACATACTTTGCCAACAATACAG CCACCTCCCCACAATGATGGTGATACATACCCAATGCCGAGGGTTATTTTCCGAATGTTTGATTACACCGACTGTCCCGATGGCCCTGTGTTACCAGGAGCTCATTCTATTGAGAGATTTCTCATTGAAGAACATCTCCACAATATAATAGAAGCTTATCATTTAGAAAGGAAGGAATGTGCCGCTCAGCTTTTATGTTTCCCATATAAAGCAAAAATACCTTTGGAATACTGTATTGTTGAAGTGATGTTTgctgaattatttaatttaccgaCACCAAGATATCTGGAGATATGCTATGGATCAATTTTTATTGAGCTGTGTAAGCTGCAACCTTCCACAATGCCGCAAGTCTTAGCTCAAGCAACAGAGATTTTGTTCATGAGGATTGATTCCATGAATATTGCATGTTTTGatag ACTGGTGAATTGGTTTTCTTACCATATAAGCAACTTCCAGTACCGATGgtcctgggaggattgggagGGATGTGCTCAACTTGATCCAGAACATCCCAAGCCTAGATTCATTAGGGAAGTTCTTGGCAAATGTCTAAG GTTATCCTATCACCAAAGAATAAAAGACATGACACCTGAATCATTATCGGCATTTGTGCCTTTGAAACCGGAACCCATATACAAGTACTCTATGGAAGGTGcag CTTCACTACCTGGAACTGAAGCAGCGCATCAGTTAGTCGTATGTGTCCGCAATAAGTGCACTGCGGAGGAGGCATTGAATGTTCTGCGGGACCTACCCAATCCCTTGCGCGAAGGTGACACGTCAGCCGCCCACACTACTTATAATCCTCTGAAGATAGATGTTTTTGTTCAGACACTCCTCAACTTGGGCAGCAAGAGCATTTCACATAGTTTTGCTGCTATTTCGAAGTTCCATTACGTTTTTAAG ATCTTGGCGGAATCAGAAGAGGCTCAAATATGCGTGCTACGCAATGTCTGGGAACTTTGGCAGCGCCACACTCAAGTGGTGTGCGTTTTGGTGGATAAAATGCTCAAAACACAGATAGTAGAATGTAGTGCGGTGGCCACGTGGCTGTTTTCAAAGGAGATGGCTCCCCATTTCACTCACGGATATGTCTGGGAGATCCTACACCTCACTATTGACAAAATGAATAAGCATGTCTCTAAACTTA gtaaAGAGCTGCAAGAAGCAAGAGAAGCTCTCGCTCGGGACGATTCAAGTAGTTCAGATTCTGAAGATGAAAATGGCAGCAAAAAGAAGAAAGATCAATTTAAGCCAACAGAAGAG GCAGTGGAGCGAATGGAGGAAAGGCTGGAGATGGCTCATACGGACCAGAAGCGTCTGTTCCTGATCGTTTTCCAACGTTTCATTATGATCTTATCGGAGCACCTCGTAAGAGCTGACACGGATGCCCGGGATCCACATACACACTGGTACCGCGCCACCCTCGCTCGTTTGCGGCaggtgttcctgctg CACCACGAACAAGTCCAGAAGTACAGCAGTACTTTGGAAACTCTCCTCTTTACCCAAGATCTGGATCCTCACATTTTGGATGTTTTCCATCAATTCATAGCTCTCACAGCGTAA